GACTTCCTGCACTCCATCTTTGAACAAAATCCATCTGTTTTTCATCTAGCTTTAAAGTAAGCATCATAGTAACAGCACTATATCCACTTCCAACGGCTACCCCTGTCAAAATTAATCCTGTAGGTGATATACTTTTTCCTCTTCTATAGGAAAGTAAAAATATCAATATAGCTGCTGTCATTCCACCTACAAAGGCTAGAAGTGGGAGAGCAATAGCTGAAGATACACTGTCTACCTTAAAAACAACTATGAACAATAATACAAATAACCCTGACCCAGAACTTATTCCCAAAGTTCCAGGGCTAGCCATATCATTGCGAAGTAAACTCTGCATTACACAGCCAGCTGTTCCCATACCAATACCTACAAGCATGGTTAATACAATACGAGGAAGACGAAAATTATATACTATAAGGTTTTGTTTATCTGTACCTCTTCCAATAAGAACATTAAAAACCTCCGAAGGAGAGAGATTCATTTTACCTGAATTAACACTTACTACTGCCACTACTAACAGAATAATGGTAAGTAGCAAAATAATAGTTAGACCACGTGAAACTGAATAACCCTTTTTCTTCATTCAAATTCCCTCCTTTGCATCCTTGTAAGATAAAGAAAATACGGAACACCTATTAAAGCAAAAATAATTCCAATTGGAGTTTCATAAGGCTTATTAATAAGCCTTCCAACTAAATCTGCTGCTACAGTAATCAAGGCTCCATATAATCCTGAAGCTGGAATAATATATCTATAATCTACCCCTACAAGATAGCGTACAATATGAGGTACTATTAATCCTACAAAACCAACAGGTCCAACAACAATTACAGAAAGCCCTGTAAGTATTAAAACTACTACAGTAGATATCCCTTTAACCTTCTTAGTATTAAGTCCAAGACCTATAGCTGCATCATCCCCAAGATTTAAAACCGTAATTGAAGGGGATATAACAAAAGATACAATAATACCTACAATAAAGAATGGGAAAACTATAGCAAGTTCACTCCATTTAGCACCTGCCGTTCCTCCAGCAGTCCAATAAGCTAATGCATGTCCCAGTCTATATTTAATAGAAAGATATTGGCTAAAAGCACCAAATAGCATTGATATAGAAATACCTGCTAAAACAAGTCTCT
Above is a window of Clostridium sporogenes DNA encoding:
- a CDS encoding iron ABC transporter permease → MKKKGYSVSRGLTIILLLTIILLVVAVVSVNSGKMNLSPSEVFNVLIGRGTDKQNLIVYNFRLPRIVLTMLVGIGMGTAGCVMQSLLRNDMASPGTLGISSGSGLFVLLFIVVFKVDSVSSAIALPLLAFVGGMTAAILIFLLSYRRGKSISPTGLILTGVAVGSGYSAVTMMLTLKLDEKQMDFVQRWSAGSLWGDNWTYISILIPWVLILFLYVFYKSRILNTLNLGNQTATGLGVAVKREFIGLTVAAVALSSGSVALGGNFFFVGMISPHMARKFVGSNHKLLIPTASLVGSIIILLSDTITRTISFGSDIPTGIVITVLSTPYFLYLLVKSN
- a CDS encoding iron ABC transporter permease — encoded protein: MQKTYNKKRQLGALNFTIYMIVGVVLLVIISAASISFGAADMNLTTAWGAIFNFDSSLTEHQIIQTLRLPRIAANIIVGSSLAVCGAIMQGTTRNPLADSGLMGISSGATFAMAFCMAFLPGGSYGQMMFFACIGAAVTTGMTYFIASIGRGSMKPQRLVLAGISISMLFGAFSQYLSIKYRLGHALAYWTAGGTAGAKWSELAIVFPFFIVGIIVSFVISPSITVLNLGDDAAIGLGLNTKKVKGISTVVVLILTGLSVIVVGPVGFVGLIVPHIVRYLVGVDYRYIIPASGLYGALITVAADLVGRLINKPYETPIGIIFALIGVPYFLYLTRMQRREFE